The Megalobrama amblycephala isolate DHTTF-2021 linkage group LG22, ASM1881202v1, whole genome shotgun sequence sequence gtgacagtaaaaacatttataatgtcataaaatattttcaatttaatgctgttcttttgaactttctattaatcaaagaattctgctaaaaattcagctttgatcacaaaaataaattacattttaaaatacactaaaatacaaaaatgttattttgaattgtaataatatttcacaatattgctgtattttgatcaaataaatgcagtcttgatgactcaaaaacatttaaagatcTTACCggtcacaaacttttgaatggtagtgtacagtACCTGTCAAattttggaaacattacaatttttattttttgaaagaagtctcttctgtacggaagaggattagggccaagcaataataaaaaaataaaaccatctcgagattaaagttgttaaatttcaagaaaaaagtcgagataaaatgttgagaataaagtcattaaattacgagaaaaaagtcattaaattacgagaataaactcgttaaattacgagaaaaaacttgttaaatttcgagaaaaaagttgagataaaatgttgagaataaagtcattaaattacgagaaaaaagtcattaaattacgagaaaaaagtcgttaaattacgagaataaactcgttaaattacgagaaaaaaatcgttaaattacgagaaaaaactcattaaatttcgagaaaagtcgagataaaatgttgagaataaagtcattaaattacgagaaaaaagtcattaaattacgagaaaaaagtcgttaaattatgagaataaactcgttaaatttcgagaaaaaagtcgagataaaatgttgagaataaagtcattaaattacgagaataaagtcattaaattacgagaataaagtcattaaattacgagaataaactcgttaaattacaagaaaaaacttgttaaatttcgagaaaaaacttgttaaatttcgagaaaaaagtcgagataaaatgttgagaataaagtaattaaattacgagaataaagtcatttaattacgagaataaattcgttaaattacgagaataaactcgttaaattacgaaaaaaatctcattaaatttcgagaaaaaagtcgagataaaatgttgagaataaactcgttaaattacaagaaaaaacttgttaaattacgagaaaaacttgttaaatttcgagaaaaaagtcgagataaaatgttgagaataaagtcattaaattacaagaaaaaagtcattaaattacaagaaaaaagttgttaaattacgagaataaactcgttaaattacgagaaaaaactcattaaatttcgagaaaaaagtcgagataaaatgttgagaataaagtcattaaattacaagaaaaaagtcattaaattacaagaaaaaagtcgttaaattacgagaataaactcgttaaattatgagaaaaaactcattaaatttcgagaaaaaagtcgagataaaatgtagagaataaactcgttaaattacaagaaaaaagtcgttaaattacgagaataaactcgttaaattacgagaaaaaacattacatttcgagaaaaacgtcgagataaaatgttgagaataaagtcattaaattatgaaatttaacaagttttttctcgtaatttaatgactttattctcaacattttatcttgacttttttccttgaaattaaatgacatttttctcataatttaacaactttttttctcataatgtaatgactttattctcagcattttatctcgacttttttcttgaaattcaacgagttttttctcgtaatttaacgagtttattctcaacattttatttagacttttttctcgaaatttaacgagttttttctcgaaatttaacactttttaatctcgagatggttttattttttattattgcttggccctaatcctcttccgtacttctgctcaccaaggctgcatttatttaatcaaaaatactgtaaaaaatattgcaaaatattacaatttaaaataacagttttctatctatattttaaaatgtaatttattcctgtgatcaaagctgtgttttcagcatcattactccagtcttcagtgtcacatgatccttcagaaatcattctgatatgctgctcaagaaacatttattattattattattattatcaatgttgaaaacagtttttgctgcttaacatttttgtggaaatgcttttttttcaggattctttgatgaatagaaagttcaatgaacagcatttatttgcattttttttgcatcaagtcttttgtaattttataaatgtcttcactgtcactttgatcaatttaatgcatgcttgatgaataaaagtattcatttcttttataatcttaccacaaatgttaaaaatggtATCATTGTttaaccctctactgcacacgttgatggcacatgaaaaaaatatattccacatcattttttggttcatttgggaacattttattgatttttttttttttttgacccccaccccaaaatattttttcgttgGCAACGTTGTGCAACAATGGTACAGAATcatagagaaaattatcatcaaaatcaaaaaaaaatgtcaagaatacatGAAGTAAAAAGGGAAAATCACTTGAAAGACATTGCTTTATTGAAGTTGATACATGCATAGGTTTGTATCATGTAATGTGTCAAGTGATAAGATTTCACTCCATATGAAATTTCAAAAAGCAGTTCTTTTCTGCTGTGAAATAGTGGTgtgttacaatttttgcacatcactttgggtgttcctaCACACCCAGGAACCCTGCATCTTCACTTCTTATAACACATTATGGCCAATGTGAGGTATTGtccaaaacatcctcaaaaacTACCCCTTATTGCACAACGTTGCACTGAGGCaacgaaaagaaaaactgaatttctgcacacgcaaaataaaaaaaacttcataaagcctgacaaaaggcttctctacaccttcatacacaaacacacatatttttatgtacagttcatatgattttaaataagattactaaagcaaataatcttgcctttttctcacaccatgtgctcctgtgaccatgtgtcagaacaggacgtctcacctttaaatggtgcttgataGTGACTTACTGGACTGTTCTTTGGTACTTTCTCAACCTAATTGGTTGTAATCATTTCAAGAAAAATTTACTGAAGATagggcttaagaaaactttGTTGGGCAATGCTGTGCTGCAGAGCgtgaaaaatatattcaaatagttttttcatttgtaatattttgcagtattactgtatttttttatgaaataaatgcagcattggtgagcagaATAGACTTTCCAAAAACATTAATGTTTCCAAACCTCTGACaggtactatatatatatggcaaATGCTTGGAAACAAGGTTGAATTTTAACAATAATGCATGCATTTTTATCTTCACATATTAGGTAATGCATTAACATACTATATGtgctttttataaaaaaaaaaagtataaatgaaaatgtattcagTCAGGCATTATCTGCTAATTGCTTTCAATTTTAGGACTTGTGactttaagtttttaaaatacttgctaaaatcaatttatcatttttgAATGTACTTTGTTGAATTATATTTAAAGCAATTCTAAAATGCTGTCAGTTTACTGCTATAgctttttgtttacattatcatcattctatataaataaaaatgcaatgtgTATGAAACATCTGAGATATATCAAGTCAGTCAACAACTGTGCATTCGGCATCACGCAAAAGAATTATCTTTGGCTGTCGCGTCTCaccattttctgtttttagtagtCATCATGAGCATCAAAGCGCTGTCCCACGATTGAACGTCAAGCTGTTTTTGAACACAAGAACGCATCTACAAAACAGTCTGCAGACGCATTTTGTAGAAAGAGCTTTATTAAACATACAGACACAATCAGTGTGAACACAGGACACATGTTCCcatcaaacaaacaagaaaCCATGTACAGCATGTTTAAGAGAATTGGACTCTGGTTCTGCTGCTCACAGGAGCAATTACTCTGGACTTTATTCAACGAATCAGCATTAGACAATCCTAGAAAGATCTAAGACCATGTGGCTGGTCAAACACAAACAGGCCCAATGGAGAGGAAACTGGTCCTAGATCAGCATTCTGAGGGGAAATGTCACCGCGAGGCACTATCCCACATATATGACGCAACAAACCAACCTCTAAACCAGAGCCACGCtggaacacacacacgcacactcgCTCGCACGTTTTCGAGGGGAAACtttacaaacataataaaatgacGAGTGCACGTAAGCACGCAGACAGACGCCAAATGAATAAAGGAGCTAAAATCCCAACAGTCCGCTTCGATCGAAGACTGAAGTTGATGTGATTTCTTACAAGCTGGTTTGAAATGCAACAAGACCTGTGGATACTGAATTCATGACTGTGTtctaaatgaaattaaaagGGAAGAGGAGGAGTGTGTAAGAGTGTAAATTTTGTGGTTCATGGGAAGGGTTTGGGGTTGATGGCACAGACATCATATTTTAAGTCCTTTTAGTCCCGGTGAGAGGATAGCACGAGTATTCACATAATCCCTCTTTCCATTCGTCTCGGTCTCGCTTTACGACGGGGAGAATTTTTTGGCCTGTGCACGAACTCTTTTCTCGTACTCCACTCTATTCTGACTGTAAACAAAAACGCACAGAGCAATCAATGCATGGAACATCTCACACTCGCTGCTCCAGAAACTAGTGAGTCAAGTCATGTGAGCTTCATTCTGCTATATGTAGGAACGAAACGATGTTTCTCACAGGACTACAGTGTTACTTATAGAAACGTATATAAATGCACATAGCCAAACACTGCAGCAAAATAACGCCGCCTTATGAATAAGAATGCATGGCAATGGTCTCCGTGCTAATACTGAATAAAGTTAACTGAAAATAGttctatttaaataaaactatggaagcccatttctgacacataataaaaaaaatatgctttggtaaatcaatgatgacataaaaagtcaaaattatgagatacaaagtcataattattatgatataaaatCGTCAACATTTTGACTCTCTTAATTATAAAAGCTCCTAATGATGAGATGCTAATAAAGCTAATaaaaatgagataaaaagtgatcatttgctttttatgtcataattatgatttaccaaacattatatttttcatattcacTTGTGGTGGAAATGGGTTAAATGAGATCAAagtaaattatgagataaaagtatgtcataattatgagattatgAAATTTACACAAAaaggtcataattatgagatactaagtcataattataacaaaGAGTAAAAATTATGAGTTAAAAAGATAATTggctttttatgtcataattatgatttaccaaacATTTTTCATATTCACTTATGCGGTGGAAATGGGTTAAATGAGAGAagtaaattatgagataaaagtatgtgtcaaaattttgacgtcataattatgagataaagtttaaatttagacaaaaagtcataattatgcgATAAgaagtcataattataacaaagtgtaaaaattatgagataaaaataaataattggcTTATGTCgtaattatgatttaccaaacactatatttttcatattcacTTGAGGTGGAAATGGGTTAAATGAGATCAAagtaaattatgagataaaagtaTGTCATAGTTTTtacatcataattatgagattatgAAATTTACACAAAaaggtcataattatgagatactaagtcataattataacaaagagtaaaaattatgagttaaaaagataatttttttatgatttaccaaaatgtttacatattcACTTATAGGGTGGAAATGGGTTAAATGAGAGAagtaaattatgagataaaagtgTCCAAATTTTgatgtcataattataacaaaGAGTTAAAAAGAGATAATtggctttttatgtaaaaattatgatttaccaaacattatttttaatgttcacTAATGCAGTAGAAATGGCTTAAATGAGATAATCAAatcaaaagtttaaatttaGACAAAAagatcataattatgagatcttaaaagtcataattacaaCATGAAAAAGTCAAAACTGACAAGTCAAAATTGCGAATTGTCAGTTCTGAGTCAATTAAGACCAAAAAAATGTCATAGTTATGACCATCTCCTAATTTCTACTTTTCATGTCATAATTGGCTTCGGTCATAAGACCGAATATGGTCCACATATGGTCCAGTTTTTTATGGAGGCcaaatatttttatgtacaTATTCGTGATTACCAGATTATTAGCTTGGAAACATGCTAACCTGTGCTTTCTTGTGAGTGTTTTTTATATGGTTTACTCTTTAATACCAATATTTCTGTGCATTAAAGAGTTGTCGCTGATGCAGAGCATTTCAAATGAACCGCTCATGAGGTTCTCTTGCTGCCTTAGATCATGTAGTCCATGAGTAGACAGCTCACTAGAATCTGGAACAGTGCAACCCTTCAGTACGCAGTATGTACTATAACTCTCTGCATGTGTTAAACATACCAGTATATAGTGTACGCCTCTGCCTGAGCTGGATCCTGTATGTTCGGTTCATTTAAGAGCTCCTGAATCCCTAACAGGATCtgaagaagtaaaaaaaaaaacaccagaagAGTTTTATAATAGTGTACTTTAGGAAACAAAGCAGTGGAATACCACTGACTAGAGAGGAATATAGTTTTAGGTGACCTGTTTAATGGTGATGGCAGGTCTCCAGTCTTTATCCTCCTCCAGGATGGAAAGACACACCGTTCCTGACGGATACACATTCGGGTGGAAGAGCGGAGGCTCAAATTTACCTACGAAAGAGAAGTGAGCATTCGTGAGGTGTGGTTCAGGCAACACGGACTGAATATGTTTGTGCAAAACTCACACTTTGGGGGTGATGAGGGGTAGTCGTCTTTAAACAGCATCCTTAACTTAAACAGACCTCCTTCCCATGGAGTCTagggagagatggagagaaatTTCACATGATGTTACAAATCTAGTGGATTCATGCAATTAAAGCTTAAATGAACAGTCTTACCCCCTTCTTTCCTGGAATAGCACATTCCCAGTTCATAAGATTCATGGTGCCGTCAGGGTTTTTCGTCGGCACAGCAACAAAGCCCTGGGAACATTTGGTTGGGACAAAAGCACTAAGTGAACACCAGAGTAGGGCTAGGCAATATGGCCAAAAATATTTTGGCTGAATGGTGATATACGGCATATATCGAAGTATTTTCTACTTTTTTcctatttggaaaaaaaataaatcctgCCTAATGTGGTCCAACAAACAATGCTGAGATTTAAAGCTAAgaaaacaaatacagtaaacaaAAACAGGTAGGCTATGCTATATATTAGGGGTATTTAATTAAAGTCCCAAGAGTTCTGGTCTCCTTCCTTCCCAGCGGAGGtccggacacacacacacacacacacacatatgagatataaacacaaagtTTATGTCTTTCCTTGCCATCTACAAATAATTTCCCCAATTATAAcaattaaaagtttattttgaaatgttcaaCATGCTgattaataatgttaaatgtaGATGGAAAAAACATCTTGTCACAAACCTGGTTTGAACAGTCAGAGTCATATTTGTATTACagataaaaataactatatttgcaGCAAAACTATATTTTAGTGCAGGCATCCACCTATTTTGCTGCTCACTGTGTTTCTACCACCGTTGTTAAAATAACCACGTCATCTGCAGCTCTTAATGTGGCATTTCAGAGTCTTCAGCGAGAGAAAAATATGTGCACGGAACGGAAAGTTCTTGAACGAAGCGCGTTTGTCTCTAGATAAAAATATTAGACAATATAGTGGCGAAACATCATTACCATAAATGACCCTGAGCGCTTGTGATGTGCACCGCTCTGTTTTTTTGACACATTTAGAAACAGTAAAATGGTGCTATTGTCATTCTTGTCTATTCATTTATGTCTTGCAGTCCAGTTGGAACCAAGCCAGGGTCCGGACCTGGATCGCCATTTGAATATGCCTGCTATATATTTATGTGCAAAAAAAGggttaaaatcacattacatACATTCTAACATTACaatccaaaaacaaaaataatgccttttaaagggttagttcacccaaaaattaaaataatgtcattaattactcaccctcatgtcgttccacacccgtaagaccttcgttcatcttctgaacacaaattaagtcatttttgatgaaatccgatggctcagtgaggcctgcattgacagcaatgccattaaacttctcaagatccggaaaggtactaaaaacacatttaaaacagttcatgcgagttcagtggttctatcttaatattataaagtgacgagaatgcTTTGAATCTTAggtttcgaattagtgattcggagcgccaaagtcacatcatttcagcagtttgatacgcgatctgaatcactgatttgaaacaaaagattcgaagcagtgttttgaaatcggccatcactagatatcattgaaaagtcgttattttgtttttttggggcgcaaaaagtattctcgtcacttataatattaagatagaactgctgaactcacatgaactgatttaaatatgtttttattacctttatggatcttgagagaggaaacgtcattgctggcaatggaggcctcactgagccatcggatttcatcaaaaatatcttaatttgtg is a genomic window containing:
- the ube2ib gene encoding SUMO-conjugating enzyme UBC9-A yields the protein MSGIALSRLAQERKAWRKDHPFGFVAVPTKNPDGTMNLMNWECAIPGKKGTPWEGGLFKLRMLFKDDYPSSPPKCKFEPPLFHPNVYPSGTVCLSILEEDKDWRPAITIKQILLGIQELLNEPNIQDPAQAEAYTIYCQNRVEYEKRVRAQAKKFSPS